A single genomic interval of Litoreibacter ponti harbors:
- the cobN gene encoding cobaltochelatase subunit CobN yields MHLLAATPGRIDNGQEPVDLGQTPADVVFISAADTELAALSAARGELADPPGLRLANLTHLIHPMSVDLHIEACATKSKLVIARVLGGTGYWKYGAEQYAAHCHDAGVPLALLPGDDKPDAELRGLSTVSDEDYDTLWAYLVEGGPQNAENFLSYAQAMLNGLDKPSPAAPLLRAGVYWPGAGVSDLAAAQEAWSDCAPVVPLIFYRALVQGAGLNPVNRLVKSLLRAGLNPLPIFVASLKDPVSVATLETLFAQAPPDVILNATSFAVGSPHQGDTSAGNPLAAPMANKAPIFQVVFSSSNEAAWADGLTGLSGRDIAMNVALPEVDGRILSRAVSFKDEAYFDAATECPIATYRARGDRIQFVADLAAAWARLRRTSEADRRVALILANYPNKDGRLANGVGLDTPEATAHVLQLLRDDSYAVEGAPENSKALMDRIMAGPTNWLTDRAEREGGEALSLDAYRAEYGKLPYELRQQIEDRWGAPEADPFFDGAAFKLSVHRFGNAVVGLQPARGYNIDPTDTYHSPDLVPPHNYLAFYFWLRFEFGAHALVHMGKHGNLEWLPGKALALSDECWPEAVLGPVPHVYPFIVNDPGEGTQAKRRAQAVIIDHLTPPMTRAETYGPLKDLEALVDEYYEAAGVDPRRIAHLRREILSMTSATGLSEDVGFSGDEDGDLAKLDAYLCELKEAQIRDGLHIFGRAPEGDQARDLIIALTRVPRGGGTGADESLIRALADDLELGFDPLSADMAEPWDGLRPEVLGGGAWRSTGDTVERLEDLAIRIVDGAPAVGPASNAVMEHIRAHVQPTVAACGVEEGTGLLSALRGHFVAPAPSGAPTRGRLDVLPTGRNFFSVDSRAVPTPTAWALGWKSANLLIEKHLQTHGDWPRALLLNAWGTANMRTGGDDIAQALALMGCKPTWDAANRRVTGFEVLPLGVLGRPRVDVTLRVSGFFRDAFPQLIDLVDSAARAVQACDEPASENPARANGGAHRVYGSKPGAYGAGLQAMIDERLWADTADLAEAYLQWGSYAYGKDSAGALDRDGFEARLGQAEAVVQNQDNREHDLLDSDDYYQFEGGAAAAIQTLQGRAQPVYHNDHSRPERPVIRTLEDEIGRVVRSRVVNPKWIEGVKRHGYKGAFEMAASLDYLFAFAATTGAVRDHHFDLVHQAFLEDEDTREFIEDHNPAALREMAQRLDEAIERGLWRPKSNSARALIDRLLA; encoded by the coding sequence ATGCACCTTCTTGCTGCCACGCCCGGTCGTATCGACAATGGCCAGGAGCCCGTCGATCTGGGCCAGACACCTGCGGATGTCGTGTTCATCTCCGCCGCCGATACCGAGCTGGCGGCGCTGTCTGCTGCGCGGGGCGAGCTGGCCGACCCGCCGGGGCTACGGCTCGCCAACCTCACGCACCTGATCCACCCCATGTCGGTCGATCTGCATATCGAAGCCTGCGCGACCAAGTCGAAATTGGTCATCGCGCGGGTGTTGGGCGGCACGGGCTACTGGAAATACGGGGCCGAGCAATATGCGGCCCATTGCCATGACGCGGGCGTACCGCTGGCGCTGCTGCCGGGCGATGACAAGCCGGACGCGGAGCTGCGCGGTTTGTCCACGGTCTCGGACGAGGATTACGACACGCTTTGGGCCTATCTGGTCGAAGGCGGGCCGCAAAACGCCGAGAACTTCCTGAGCTATGCGCAGGCGATGCTGAACGGCTTGGACAAGCCGTCGCCCGCCGCGCCGCTCTTGCGCGCGGGCGTCTACTGGCCGGGCGCCGGAGTGTCCGACCTGGCGGCGGCGCAAGAGGCATGGAGCGATTGCGCGCCTGTCGTACCGCTGATATTCTACCGCGCGCTGGTGCAAGGCGCGGGGCTGAACCCGGTCAACCGGCTGGTCAAATCCCTGCTGCGCGCAGGACTGAACCCGCTGCCGATCTTCGTGGCCTCGCTGAAAGACCCGGTCTCCGTCGCCACGCTGGAGACTTTGTTTGCGCAGGCCCCGCCGGATGTGATCCTCAACGCGACCTCGTTTGCCGTCGGCTCGCCGCATCAGGGTGACACCAGCGCGGGCAACCCTTTGGCGGCCCCGATGGCCAACAAGGCCCCGATCTTTCAGGTTGTGTTCTCTTCCTCGAATGAGGCCGCGTGGGCAGACGGGCTGACCGGCCTTTCGGGCCGCGACATTGCGATGAACGTGGCCTTGCCGGAGGTCGATGGCCGCATCCTGTCCCGCGCGGTCAGCTTCAAGGACGAGGCCTACTTTGACGCGGCGACCGAATGCCCGATTGCCACCTACCGCGCCCGCGGCGATCGTATCCAATTCGTGGCCGATCTGGCCGCGGCCTGGGCACGGCTGCGCCGCACGTCTGAGGCCGACCGCCGGGTCGCGCTGATCCTCGCGAATTATCCGAACAAGGATGGCAGGCTGGCTAATGGGGTCGGCCTCGACACGCCGGAGGCGACGGCCCACGTGCTGCAGCTTTTGCGCGATGACAGCTATGCCGTTGAGGGCGCACCTGAGAATAGCAAGGCGTTGATGGACCGGATCATGGCGGGGCCCACGAATTGGCTGACCGACCGGGCCGAGCGCGAGGGGGGCGAGGCGCTTTCGCTCGACGCGTATCGCGCGGAATACGGCAAGCTACCTTATGAGCTTCGCCAGCAGATCGAGGACCGTTGGGGCGCGCCGGAGGCGGATCCGTTCTTCGACGGCGCGGCGTTCAAACTGAGCGTGCATCGCTTCGGAAATGCGGTTGTCGGGCTACAACCTGCGCGCGGCTACAATATCGATCCGACGGACACGTACCACTCGCCCGACTTGGTTCCGCCGCACAACTATCTGGCGTTCTACTTCTGGCTGCGGTTCGAATTCGGCGCCCATGCGCTGGTGCATATGGGCAAGCATGGCAATCTGGAATGGCTGCCCGGCAAGGCGCTGGCGCTGTCCGACGAATGCTGGCCAGAGGCGGTGTTGGGCCCGGTGCCGCATGTCTACCCGTTCATCGTCAACGACCCGGGCGAAGGCACGCAGGCCAAGCGCCGCGCGCAGGCGGTGATCATCGACCACCTGACCCCGCCGATGACCCGCGCCGAGACCTATGGGCCGCTGAAGGACCTCGAAGCCTTGGTGGATGAATATTACGAAGCCGCCGGGGTCGATCCGCGACGGATCGCGCATCTGCGCCGCGAAATTCTGTCAATGACATCGGCCACCGGCCTGTCGGAGGATGTCGGGTTTTCGGGTGATGAGGACGGCGATCTGGCAAAGCTCGACGCCTATCTGTGCGAGTTGAAGGAGGCGCAGATCCGCGACGGGCTTCATATCTTCGGGCGCGCGCCCGAGGGGGATCAAGCGCGTGATTTGATCATAGCCCTGACGCGGGTGCCACGCGGCGGCGGGACGGGCGCGGATGAGTCGCTGATCCGGGCCTTGGCCGACGATCTGGAGCTGGGATTTGACCCGCTTTCGGCTGATATGGCGGAGCCATGGGACGGCCTGAGGCCGGAAGTTCTGGGCGGCGGCGCGTGGCGAAGCACCGGCGATACGGTCGAGCGTCTGGAGGATTTGGCGATCCGGATCGTCGATGGCGCACCTGCCGTTGGACCAGCCTCGAACGCGGTGATGGAGCATATCCGCGCCCATGTGCAACCGACGGTCGCGGCCTGCGGAGTGGAAGAGGGGACGGGGCTTCTCAGCGCCCTCCGGGGGCACTTCGTCGCCCCGGCACCTTCAGGCGCCCCGACGCGGGGCCGCCTGGATGTGCTGCCCACAGGGCGCAACTTCTTCTCGGTCGACAGCCGGGCGGTGCCCACACCAACCGCATGGGCGCTTGGCTGGAAATCGGCCAATCTGCTGATCGAAAAACATCTGCAGACCCATGGCGACTGGCCCCGCGCGCTTTTGTTGAACGCCTGGGGGACGGCGAACATGCGCACGGGCGGCGATGACATCGCGCAAGCGCTGGCGCTGATGGGCTGCAAGCCGACCTGGGATGCCGCGAACCGGCGCGTGACCGGGTTCGAGGTCTTGCCCTTGGGCGTGCTGGGCCGACCGCGTGTGGACGTCACGCTGCGGGTCTCGGGATTTTTCCGCGACGCCTTCCCGCAGCTGATCGATCTGGTCGACAGCGCCGCTCGGGCGGTTCAGGCCTGCGACGAGCCCGCGTCCGAGAACCCGGCGCGGGCCAATGGCGGGGCGCACCGGGTCTATGGCTCGAAGCCCGGGGCCTACGGGGCGGGGCTGCAGGCGATGATCGACGAGCGGCTCTGGGCGGACACGGCTGATTTGGCCGAGGCCTATCTGCAATGGGGGAGCTACGCCTATGGCAAGGACAGCGCGGGCGCGCTGGACCGCGACGGGTTCGAGGCGCGGTTGGGACAGGCGGAGGCGGTGGTGCAAAACCAAGACAACCGCGAGCATGACCTGCTCGACAGCGATGACTACTACCAGTTCGAAGGCGGCGCGGCGGCGGCGATCCAGACCCTGCAGGGCCGGGCGCAGCCGGTCTATCACAACGATCATTCCCGTCCGGAGCGTCCTGTGATCCGCACTCTGGAAGACGAGATCGGCCGGGTTGTGCGGTCCCGTGTGGTGAACCCGAAATGGATCGAGGGCGTGAAGCGCCACGGCTACAAGGGCGCGTTCGAAATGGCCGCGTCGCTGGATTACCTGTTCGCCTTCGCCGCGACGACCGGGGCCGTGCGCGACCACCATTTCGATCTGGTGCATCAGGCGTTTCTGGAGGACGAGGACACGCGCGAGTTCATCGAGGACCACAACCCGGCGGCCTTGCGGGAGATGGCGCAACGGCTTGACGAAGCAATCGAGAGAGGGCTTTGGCGACCAAAGAGCAACTCGGCCCGCGCCTTGATTGACCGGCTTCTGGCCTGA
- a CDS encoding NADPH-dependent FMN reductase: MNLLGISGSLRQDSFNRKLIREAARIGGASEFTEGSVRFPLYDGDLEEQSGIPAEVQTLADQIAAADAVVISTPEYSKGISGVLKNALDWVSRTEGNPWDGKPVAIMSATAGRAGGERAQFDLRLRMMAFRPRILQGPEVLVGGAQNEFGEDGRLTGESYVKFMTGLMDALKTEVTRGS; this comes from the coding sequence ATGAACCTGCTCGGCATTTCCGGCTCGCTGCGCCAAGACAGCTTCAACCGCAAGCTCATCCGCGAGGCGGCGCGCATTGGCGGGGCCTCTGAGTTTACCGAAGGCTCGGTGCGGTTCCCGCTCTACGATGGCGACCTTGAAGAGCAAAGCGGCATCCCCGCAGAGGTGCAGACCCTCGCCGATCAGATCGCGGCCGCCGATGCCGTGGTGATCTCCACCCCCGAGTATAGCAAGGGCATCTCCGGGGTTCTGAAGAACGCGCTCGACTGGGTAAGCCGGACCGAGGGCAACCCGTGGGACGGCAAGCCCGTCGCGATCATGTCCGCCACCGCCGGGCGCGCAGGCGGCGAACGCGCGCAATTCGACCTGCGCCTGCGGATGATGGCCTTCCGCCCGCGCATTCTGCAAGGCCCAGAGGTCCTGGTGGGCGGGGCACAAAACGAGTTCGGCGAGGACGGCCGCCTGACCGGCGAGAGCTACGTCAAGTTCATGACCGGGCTGATGGACGCGCTGAAGACAGAGGTCACGCGAGGCTCTTGA
- a CDS encoding TSUP family transporter, whose protein sequence is MTLVICGCAAFIGTVVQRLTGQGFGMIAAPVVALVAPGYLPTALLLVGVAVGLSSAAFDLSAVVRRDLGPGFLGRALGAFIAAALAARLADRADLFGAVVACVVLVAIVLSLVGLRVRISPGSLMLAGTAAGIMGTLTAIGAPPMALLYQHVEQRRAAATQNVFFFFGMAVSLLALWLQGLVAMHHLALAVAISPAVPLGLAASQPLARRVARQSIRPIALALAGCAAGALLLKSLA, encoded by the coding sequence ATGACGCTCGTCATCTGCGGCTGCGCGGCCTTCATCGGCACGGTGGTCCAGCGCCTGACCGGGCAGGGCTTCGGCATGATCGCGGCCCCGGTCGTGGCGCTGGTGGCGCCGGGCTATCTGCCCACGGCCTTGCTTCTGGTGGGCGTCGCCGTGGGCCTGAGCTCTGCGGCGTTTGACCTGTCGGCCGTGGTGCGGCGTGATCTTGGCCCCGGATTTCTCGGGCGGGCCCTGGGTGCCTTCATCGCGGCGGCCCTCGCGGCGCGGCTGGCGGATCGGGCGGACCTGTTTGGCGCGGTCGTAGCTTGTGTCGTGCTGGTGGCGATTGTCCTGTCGCTGGTGGGCCTGCGCGTGCGCATCTCGCCCGGCTCGCTGATGCTGGCGGGCACCGCGGCCGGGATCATGGGCACGCTTACCGCGATCGGCGCGCCGCCCATGGCGCTTCTCTACCAGCATGTCGAGCAGCGCCGCGCGGCCGCCACTCAAAATGTCTTCTTTTTTTTCGGCATGGCCGTCAGCCTGCTGGCCCTTTGGCTGCAAGGGCTTGTCGCGATGCATCACCTCGCGCTTGCGGTGGCCATATCGCCAGCGGTTCCCTTGGGACTGGCCGCGAGCCAGCCGTTGGCGCGGCGCGTCGCCCGCCAAAGCATAAGGCCGATTGCCTTGGCCCTTGCTGGCTGCGCTGCGGGCGCGCTGCTGCTCAAGAGCCTCGCGTGA
- a CDS encoding CbtA family protein, whose translation MLKHILTSAVFAGIAAGVFAAIINLWAVIPMVMEGELYESGARVHFASDGSPQSDAGSPSVLEEPSRHILPAAFSVVTFTGYAFLMIAGMALAERYGRSLSLRQGLIWGLCGFITFQLAPAMGMPPQLPATPGPEVGARQLWWLMTVVCTGAALGLIAFGRNAITALGAMALLFVPHIYGAPRLDTYFGFAAPELAAHFAGASLAATALTWTALGGACAWFWLKLQRD comes from the coding sequence ATGCTCAAACATATCCTGACCAGCGCGGTGTTCGCTGGCATCGCTGCGGGCGTTTTCGCGGCGATCATTAACCTTTGGGCGGTGATCCCGATGGTGATGGAAGGCGAGCTGTATGAAAGCGGCGCGCGGGTGCATTTCGCGTCCGACGGATCACCGCAATCGGACGCGGGCAGCCCCAGCGTGCTGGAAGAGCCATCGCGCCACATCCTGCCCGCCGCGTTCTCGGTCGTGACCTTCACGGGCTACGCGTTCCTGATGATCGCCGGCATGGCCTTGGCCGAGCGCTACGGGCGCTCGCTGAGCTTGCGTCAGGGCCTTATCTGGGGGCTATGCGGCTTCATCACCTTTCAGCTGGCCCCCGCCATGGGAATGCCGCCACAACTGCCCGCAACGCCCGGACCAGAGGTCGGCGCGCGGCAACTTTGGTGGCTGATGACGGTCGTCTGCACGGGCGCGGCTTTGGGTCTGATCGCCTTTGGCCGCAATGCGATCACTGCGCTTGGAGCCATGGCCTTGCTGTTCGTGCCCCATATCTACGGCGCGCCCCGGCTCGACACCTATTTCGGGTTTGCCGCGCCGGAACTTGCCGCCCATTTCGCCGGTGCCTCGCTCGCGGCCACCGCCCTCACCTGGACCGCGCTTGGGGGTGCCTGCGCGTGGTTCTGGCTCAAACTGCAAAGGGACTGA
- a CDS encoding VOC family protein, with protein MQPRLDSLDHFVLTVADMGATCAFYGDVLGMEVETFHPADGSTRTALKFGAMKINLHPQGGEFEPHARAPAPGTADLCFLTRSSLEEWVLHLDTHGIELEDGPVTRSGAQGPLQSVYIRDPDGNLIEISVQMPTG; from the coding sequence ATGCAACCCCGGCTCGACAGCCTCGATCACTTCGTGCTTACCGTGGCCGACATGGGCGCGACCTGCGCCTTCTACGGCGATGTTCTGGGCATGGAGGTCGAAACCTTTCACCCTGCCGATGGCTCGACCCGGACCGCGCTGAAATTCGGCGCGATGAAGATCAATCTGCATCCCCAGGGTGGCGAGTTCGAACCCCATGCCCGCGCGCCCGCGCCGGGGACGGCGGATCTGTGTTTTCTGACGCGCTCCAGCCTGGAGGAGTGGGTTCTGCACCTCGACACCCACGGGATCGAGCTCGAGGACGGCCCGGTCACCCGCAGCGGCGCGCAGGGCCCGCTGCAATCCGTCTATATCCGGGACCCGGACGGCAATCTCATCGAAATCTCAGTTCAGATGCCGACCGGCTAG
- the cobO gene encoding cob(I)yrinic acid a,c-diamide adenosyltransferase encodes MPTDTPDELARHASKMAKKKAARDKIMATKTDKKGLIIVHTGKGKGKSSAAFGMIFRCIAHDMKCAVVQFIKGGMSTGERDLILGKFSDTCAFHTMGEGFTWETQDKSRDIEMAQAAWAKAKELIRDPSHHMVLLDEINIAMRYDYIDVNEVVAFLASEKPEMTHVVLTGRNAKDELIEAADLVTEMELVKHPFRSGIKAQIGVEY; translated from the coding sequence ATGCCGACCGACACCCCAGACGAGCTTGCCCGCCACGCCAGCAAGATGGCCAAGAAGAAGGCCGCGCGGGACAAGATCATGGCCACCAAGACCGACAAGAAGGGGCTGATCATCGTGCATACCGGCAAGGGCAAGGGCAAGAGCTCTGCCGCGTTCGGGATGATCTTCCGCTGCATCGCCCATGACATGAAATGCGCAGTGGTGCAGTTCATCAAGGGCGGTATGAGCACCGGGGAGCGGGACCTGATTTTGGGCAAGTTTTCCGACACTTGCGCGTTTCACACCATGGGCGAAGGCTTCACCTGGGAGACGCAGGACAAGTCCCGCGACATCGAGATGGCGCAAGCCGCATGGGCCAAGGCCAAGGAGCTGATCCGCGACCCGTCTCACCACATGGTGCTGCTCGACGAGATCAACATCGCGATGCGCTACGACTACATCGACGTCAACGAGGTCGTGGCCTTTCTGGCGTCGGAAAAGCCCGAGATGACCCATGTCGTGCTGACCGGGCGCAACGCCAAGGACGAGCTGATCGAGGCTGCGGATCTTGTGACCGAAATGGAGCTGGTGAAGCATCCGTTCCGCTCAGGGATCAAGGCCCAGATCGGCGTCGAATACTAA
- the cobW gene encoding cobalamin biosynthesis protein CobW, with translation MLQKIPATVVTGFLGAGKTTLIRHMLENAKGKRIALIINEFGDLGVDGDILKGCGDETCTEDDIMELSNGCICCTVADDFVPTMEKLLAREDKPDHIVIETSGLALPQPLVRAFNWPEISTKVTVDGVVTVVDGKAVSEGRFAHNVAAVDAQRKLDENLDHETPLSELFEDQVACADMIVVNKSDLLGEAEAEALVGTLKSDSRDGVQVVRTSMGRLPVDVLLGQGVSAEADLEARHEVHHHHHHDDDHEDHHHDHEHEHGHDEFESFVVTRGEIADPKAFAEQVADVIRNHDILRLKGFAAVEAKPMRLTLQAVGPRVDTYFDKPFGSDPRETRLVVIGQAGLDQAAIEAALQA, from the coding sequence ATGCTGCAAAAGATACCCGCCACCGTCGTCACCGGCTTTTTGGGCGCTGGCAAGACCACGCTGATCCGCCACATGCTGGAGAACGCGAAGGGCAAGCGCATCGCGCTGATCATCAACGAGTTCGGCGATCTGGGCGTCGATGGCGACATCCTGAAAGGCTGCGGGGACGAGACCTGCACCGAGGATGACATCATGGAGCTGAGCAATGGCTGCATCTGCTGCACCGTCGCCGACGATTTCGTGCCGACGATGGAAAAGCTGCTGGCCCGCGAAGACAAGCCCGATCACATCGTGATCGAGACCTCCGGTCTGGCCCTGCCCCAACCGCTGGTGCGCGCGTTCAACTGGCCGGAGATTTCGACCAAAGTGACCGTCGATGGCGTCGTGACCGTGGTCGACGGCAAGGCCGTGTCCGAAGGGCGCTTCGCCCATAACGTGGCCGCTGTCGATGCGCAGCGGAAGCTGGACGAGAATCTCGATCATGAGACGCCCTTGTCGGAGCTGTTCGAGGATCAGGTCGCCTGCGCCGACATGATCGTGGTGAACAAATCCGACCTGCTGGGCGAGGCCGAGGCGGAGGCCTTGGTCGGCACGTTGAAGTCCGACAGCCGAGACGGCGTGCAGGTGGTGCGCACCTCGATGGGCCGCCTGCCGGTGGACGTGCTGCTGGGGCAAGGCGTGAGCGCGGAAGCTGATCTGGAGGCCCGCCACGAAGTGCACCACCACCATCACCACGATGACGACCACGAAGATCATCACCATGACCACGAGCATGAACATGGCCATGACGAGTTCGAAAGCTTCGTCGTCACCCGCGGCGAGATCGCTGATCCAAAGGCGTTTGCCGAACAGGTCGCCGATGTGATCCGCAACCACGATATTCTGCGCCTCAAGGGGTTTGCCGCGGTCGAGGCCAAGCCGATGCGCCTGACGCTGCAGGCGGTCGGGCCGCGCGTGGACACCTATTTCGACAAGCCCTTTGGCAGCGATCCGCGCGAGACGCGTCTGGTGGTGATCGGCCAGGCTGGTTTGGACCAAGCGGCCATCGAGGCCGCACTTCAGGCATGA
- a CDS encoding GNAT family N-acetyltransferase — MIVERGNPRDPQVTALLQASHALMESLFPPEDNHYLSIDALCVPEVHFFIAREGDTVLGCGALKDKGDYGEVKSMFTGEAARGKGAASAILTRLEAEARAQGLSVLKLETGSLLHAAHKLYAKHGFTRCGPFGAYLANETSLFMEKPL; from the coding sequence ATGATCGTCGAGCGTGGAAACCCCCGTGACCCCCAGGTCACGGCGCTGCTTCAAGCGAGCCACGCCCTGATGGAGAGCCTGTTTCCGCCCGAGGACAACCATTACCTGTCCATCGACGCGCTCTGCGTGCCGGAGGTGCATTTCTTCATCGCGCGCGAGGGCGACACCGTGCTGGGCTGCGGCGCGCTCAAGGATAAGGGCGACTATGGCGAGGTGAAGTCGATGTTCACTGGCGAGGCCGCGCGCGGCAAAGGCGCGGCGTCTGCAATCCTGACTAGGCTGGAAGCCGAGGCGCGGGCGCAGGGCCTGAGCGTCTTGAAGCTTGAGACCGGCAGCCTGCTGCACGCCGCCCACAAGCTCTACGCCAAGCACGGCTTCACCCGTTGTGGCCCGTTCGGCGCCTACCTTGCCAATGAGACGAGCCTGTTTATGGAAAAGCCGCTCTAG
- a CDS encoding thiamine pyrophosphate-binding protein codes for MAPRHGGKILSDQLKIQGVDRVFSVPGESFLAALDGLYESGIQNVVCRQEGGASMMAEAHGKLTGKPGVAFVTRGPGATNASSGLHVAMQDSTPLVLFVGQIARDHRDREAFQEVDYRQLFGGLVKWVAEVDQTERLPEYIVRAFQLAQSGRPGPVVLALPEDMLSSVADVPDRAPVVVSRGRARDADALDIIARIERAERPLVIAGGSIWSAAAAADLENFAAGFDLPVAVPFRRQDHMNNNHPCYVGDLGVGMNPALAQRLREADLLLVLGARLGDIATNGYSLVDVARHGKTLIHVHPSPDAPGHVYQPDFAYTSDAAEMVELLAQNAPALSQPSTWRSEARVAFEAWQQPQATPGSVQMEQVIPWLSAHLPDDAIVTNGAGNYAAFLHRYFRFRGYKTQLAPTSGSMGYGFPASIAAKLAHPDRAVVCLAGDGCFQMTCNEMSTAIQHGAAVIVVVVNNGKYGTIRMHQEKTYPGRVSGTQIANPDFAALARAYGGFGATVTRTEDFANAFKESSEAGVLSVIELQLDDEVLSTGMTLSQTRAQGEGAAR; via the coding sequence ATGGCACCACGGCATGGCGGCAAAATTCTCAGCGACCAGCTGAAGATCCAGGGTGTGGATCGCGTTTTTTCCGTGCCGGGCGAGAGTTTCCTTGCGGCGCTCGACGGGCTGTATGAGAGCGGCATCCAGAACGTGGTCTGCCGTCAGGAAGGCGGCGCGTCCATGATGGCCGAGGCCCACGGCAAGCTCACGGGCAAGCCCGGCGTGGCCTTCGTGACCCGCGGTCCTGGTGCCACAAATGCGTCGTCGGGCCTGCATGTGGCGATGCAGGACAGCACGCCGCTTGTGCTGTTCGTGGGCCAGATCGCGCGCGATCACCGCGACCGCGAGGCGTTCCAGGAGGTTGATTACCGCCAGCTCTTCGGTGGCCTCGTGAAATGGGTGGCGGAGGTCGACCAGACCGAGCGGCTGCCGGAATATATCGTCCGGGCCTTCCAGTTGGCGCAGTCTGGTCGCCCCGGTCCCGTGGTGCTGGCCTTGCCGGAGGACATGCTGTCTTCGGTGGCGGACGTGCCGGATCGCGCCCCGGTCGTCGTCTCGCGCGGGCGGGCCCGCGACGCGGATGCGTTGGACATCATCGCGCGGATCGAGCGGGCGGAACGGCCCCTCGTGATCGCGGGCGGCTCAATCTGGTCTGCCGCCGCCGCCGCCGATCTGGAGAACTTCGCCGCAGGCTTCGATCTGCCTGTTGCGGTGCCGTTCCGGCGGCAGGACCACATGAACAACAACCACCCCTGCTATGTCGGCGATCTTGGCGTGGGCATGAACCCCGCATTGGCCCAGCGGCTGCGTGAGGCCGACCTGCTGCTGGTTCTCGGCGCCCGGCTGGGCGACATCGCGACGAACGGATATTCGCTGGTAGACGTCGCGCGGCACGGAAAAACCCTGATCCATGTCCATCCCAGCCCCGACGCGCCCGGTCATGTCTATCAGCCTGACTTCGCCTACACCTCCGACGCCGCGGAGATGGTCGAGCTTCTGGCGCAGAACGCACCGGCGTTGTCCCAGCCTTCGACGTGGCGGTCAGAGGCCCGCGTGGCTTTTGAGGCGTGGCAGCAGCCACAGGCGACGCCCGGTTCAGTCCAGATGGAGCAGGTCATCCCGTGGCTGTCCGCCCATCTGCCCGATGATGCCATCGTGACCAATGGCGCGGGCAACTACGCAGCATTCCTGCACCGCTACTTCCGGTTCCGCGGCTACAAGACCCAGCTCGCACCCACCTCCGGCTCCATGGGTTACGGTTTTCCTGCGTCGATCGCGGCCAAACTGGCGCATCCCGACCGGGCGGTGGTCTGCCTTGCCGGCGACGGGTGTTTCCAGATGACCTGCAATGAGATGTCGACCGCCATTCAGCACGGCGCGGCGGTGATCGTGGTCGTGGTGAACAACGGCAAATACGGCACGATCCGCATGCATCAGGAAAAGACCTACCCGGGCCGGGTCAGCGGAACCCAGATCGCAAACCCCGATTTCGCGGCGCTTGCCCGGGCCTATGGCGGGTTCGGTGCGACAGTGACCCGGACCGAAGACTTCGCAAATGCGTTCAAAGAATCGTCCGAGGCAGGCGTGTTGTCTGTCATCGAGCTGCAGCTCGACGACGAGGTCCTGTCCACCGGCATGACCCTCTCCCAGACCCGCGCTCAAGGCGAGGGCGCGGCGCGTTAA
- a CDS encoding acyl dehydratase, protein MTQDQEFHTSHDILDPARIAALAATLSLPDATPRPFWHQIYFWDAQSPKSLGRDGHPATGGLIPDLGLPRRMWAGGRLRFHATPTLGTQATKTTTLLRADRKTGRTGPLGLVTLRHEVSQDGQLLVSEEQDLIYRAADAPKGTPPPAPDDQTTRKTHIFTPTELFRYSALTFNGHRIHYDRDYATGVEGYGGLVVHGPLLAQYVMLMAEDLLGAVRRFDFRATAPLMDGEEATFCARPEGDGLTLWARAADGRQCLTATAA, encoded by the coding sequence ATGACCCAAGATCAAGAGTTTCATACGTCCCATGACATACTCGACCCGGCCCGGATCGCGGCGCTGGCGGCGACCCTGTCCCTGCCCGACGCCACGCCCCGCCCGTTCTGGCACCAGATCTATTTCTGGGACGCCCAATCGCCAAAATCGCTTGGACGGGACGGCCATCCAGCCACCGGCGGGCTGATCCCCGACCTGGGGCTGCCGCGACGCATGTGGGCGGGCGGGCGGCTGCGGTTCCACGCAACCCCGACCCTCGGCACGCAGGCGACCAAGACCACGACGCTGCTTCGGGCGGATCGCAAGACCGGGCGCACCGGCCCGTTGGGGCTGGTGACCCTGCGCCATGAGGTGTCTCAAGATGGGCAGCTGTTGGTGAGCGAAGAGCAGGACCTGATCTACCGCGCGGCCGACGCCCCCAAGGGCACGCCCCCGCCCGCCCCCGACGACCAAACGACGCGCAAGACGCATATCTTCACCCCGACAGAGCTCTTCCGCTACTCCGCTCTGACCTTCAACGGTCACCGCATCCATTACGACCGTGACTATGCGACAGGTGTCGAGGGCTATGGCGGGCTGGTGGTCCACGGCCCGCTTCTGGCGCAGTACGTGATGCTGATGGCCGAAGATTTGCTCGGCGCAGTGCGACGGTTCGACTTTCGCGCCACCGCCCCCCTGATGGATGGCGAAGAGGCTACGTTTTGCGCGAGACCCGAGGGTGACGGGCTGACACTCTGGGCGCGCGCCGCCGATGGCCGACAATGTCTCACCGCGACCGCGGCATGA